A stretch of DNA from Methylogaea oryzae:
GAGGATTTCGCCTTCCAGGATGTAGGCGGTTTCGGTTTCGTCGAAATCGATGGGGAATTTGGAAACTTCTTTTTCCCAGATTTCCCAGTTGGCCACGCCGAGTTCTTTCAGGCGTTCGTCGCTGGGATTATGCTCGATGGTGATAAGGCTCATGCTGTTCCTGTCTTCGCGGATGGTTGAACTTCACAGGGCGCGCATTCTAGCACCCTTGGGCAACTAAGCCACGGCGAACGGCCGCCGCACTCACCCCGCCGGCCCCGGACGGGTATCGTCCGGCGGATTGAGGAATTCCCAATCGATTTCCAGCCCCGGCAGGCAAGCCACCGCCGTGCGGCCGACCGCCTCCTCGATGAGCGGCTGGGCATAGCGCCCATTGGCCAGCACGTAGCGAGTCACCACCCGGTCCAGGGGATGCACCAACCAGTATTCCTTTACCCCGTGGCGTTCGTACAGCTCGCGCTTGCGGACGTGGTCCTTGGCTGCCGTATGGGGCGAAATCACTTCCACCACCCAGTCGGGCGCGCCGCGGCAACCGGCCTGGTCCAGCTTGGCGGCATCGCAGACCACCGCCAAGTCCGGCTGCACCACGGTATTCACGGCGTCGTCGGCTTCGCCGGCTTTGGGCAGGCGCACGTCGAAAGGCGCCACGTAGGGCCGGCACGGCTTGCCTTGTAGGAAGTTGGCGGTTTGCCGCAGCATTTCCACCACCACGTCCTGATGCTGCCGCGACGGCGCCGGGCTCATATTGAACGCCTCACCGTCGATCAGCTCCCAGCGCTCGTCCTCCGGCCAGTGCCGATAGTCGCCGTAAGTGAAGTTTCGCCGCCGTTGCTGGACCACCGTATTCATACGCCACCCCGTCGCTGAGTCGCGCCGCGCAGGCCAAGGCCGGCGCCGCTTTGTGGTATAGTTTCGCCCCAGCAAACCCCAAACACAACCGCATACCGAACCGCCGATGTCCCACCAATCCGACCTCATCGCCACCGACATCCACGCCTATTTGGCCCAGCACGAACGCAAAGAACTGCTGCGCTTCCTCACTTGCGGCAGCGTGGACGACGGCAAAAGCACCCTCATCGGGCGCCTACTGTACGACTCGAAGATGATCTACGAGGACCAACTGGCGGCGGTGCAAAAAGACAGCGTCAAGTCCGGCACCACCGGCGGCGAACTGGACCTGGCCCTCTTGGTGGACGGCCTGCAGGCGGAGCGCGAGCAAGGCATCACCATCGACGTGGCCTACCGCTACTTCTCCACCGCCAAGCGCAAGTTCATCATCGCCGACACCCCCGGGCACGAGCAGTACACCCGCAACATGGCCACCGGCGCCTCCACCTGCGACCTGGCCATCATCCTCATCGACGCCCGCCACGGCGTGCAGACGCAAACCCGCCGCCACAGCTTCATCGTGTCGCTGCTGGGCATCAAGCACGTGCTGGTGGCCATCAACAAAATGGACCTGGTGGGCTTCGACGAAAACGTCTTCAACCGCATCCGCGACGAATACCTGACCATCGCCGCCAAGCTGGACGTGCACGACATCCATTTCATCCCCATGTCGGCCCTCAACGGCGACAACGTGGTGCAGCTCAGCGCCGCCACGCCCTGGTACAAGGACCGGCCGCTGCTGGACATCCTGGAAAACATCGAAATCGCCAGCGACCGCAATTTCGACGACTTCCGCTTCCCGGTGCAATACGTCAACCGGCCCAACCTGGACTTCCGCGGCTTCTCCGGCACCATCGCCTCCGGCGTGGTGCGCAAGGGCGACCCCATCATGGTGCTGCCGTCGCGCAAGACCAGCCGGGTCAAGTCCATCGTCACCTACGAGGGCGAGCTGGAGCGGGCCTTCCCGCCCCAGGCCGTTACTTTGACCTTGGAAGACGAAGTGGACGTCAGTCGCGGCGACATGCTGGTACGGCCGGACAACGCGCCGGAAACCGGCAATCGCTTCCTCGCCAACCTGGTGTGGATGACCGAAGCGCCCATGGCGCCGGGCAAGCAGTACATCGTCAAGCAGGCCACCAAGAGCGTACCGGGTTCGGTGGCGAGCATCCTGCACCGCATCGACGTCAACACCCTGGAGGAATCCGGCGCCGATCAGCTGCAACTGAACGAAATCGCCCTGGTGGAAGTGGCCCTCACTGCCCCCATCGCCTTCGACCCCTATAGCCGCAGCAAGGGCACCGGCGCCTTCATCGTCATCGATCGCTTGAGCAACGTCACCGTCGGCGCCGGCATGATCGTCGCCAAGGCGGAAGGCGAAGGCTCCCTTGCGCCGGTATCCGTGGAGGAGCGAGCCGCCCGCTTCGGCCAAAAAGCCGTCACCGTCTGGCTGAGCGGCGCCCAGGCGGGCGAACTGGCCTATGCCGTGGAACGCAAGCTGTTCGACCTGGGCCACGCCGCCACCGTGCTGGACCAGCCGGAACTGGCGCCCCACGCCGGCCTCATCGCCGCACAGCTGAACCGCGCCGGGCTCATCTGCTTGGCGACTTTGCCGGCACAAGCAGCAGCGGCGGACATTGCCGTCGCCGCCGACGGGCAGAGCGCGGACGACGTGCTGGGCTTGCTGTTCGATAAGGGCGTGTTGGGTTAATTCTGTGTAGCCCCTAGGAGACAGCCATGCAATTCACGGCCGTTCTTATTCCCGCTCAGGAGGGCGGCTTTGTGGCGCTCAACCCGGAAACCGGCACGAGCACTCAGGGCGAGTCGATCGAGGAGGCGCTTGCCAATCTACAAGAAGCCACGGAGTTATATCTGGAAGAATTTCCGGTGGCTTCATACGGCAAGCCGCTCCTAACCACATTCGAAATTCCAGTCCGTGCCGCCTAGCCTGCCCCAGATTTCCGGAGCGGATGCTGTTCGCACCCTTCAAAAGCTTGGTTTTGCCGTTGCGCGCCAAATCAGACCGGCAAGCCGCTATTCGAGCGAACATGATCGACCGCATATTCGCCATTTCCCCCGCCATCCGCTACGTCGCCCTCTATCAAAACGGGCAGTTGCAATCCCGCTGCAAAGCGGAATTGCCCAACGCCAGCAGCGACGACAGCGACCGCTACGAAGAATTGCTGGTCAATCCCACCTTACTGTTCCTGACCGGGCAGAGAGGCGCCATCGATTGCGGCGGGCTGGACTACCTGATCGTCCGCTACGGCAATTTTTTCCAATTCGTCATGCCCACCGGGCAGGGACACCTCTCGGTCTGCATGGAACCCACGTCCGACCCGGTCGAACTGGGAACGCGGGTGCAAGCCATCGTGCGCGAAGCGGCGACGGACAGCGTGGCCGTCTAGTTCTTAACGCCGATACCAGGCGGCGCTGGCGTTAACCACCCACACCACCGCCAGCATCAGCGGCACCTCCACCAGCACCCCCACCACCGTCGCCAGGGCCGCGCCGGACTGGAAGCCGAACAGGCTGATGGCGGCGGCCACCGCCAGTTCGAAGAAATTGCTGGCGCCGATCAAACAGGACGGGCCGGCGATGCTGTGCTCCACGCCCCACAGCCGGTTGAGCAGATAGGCCAGTCCCGAATTGAAGAACACCTGGATGGCGATGGGCACGGCCAGCATGGCGATGACCCAGGGATCCGTCAGGATCGCATCGCCCTGGAAGGCGAACAGCAATACCAAGGTGGTCAACAGCGCCAGGATGGACCAGGGCTGGATCTTGGCCATGGCCGATTGGAACGCCGCCTCGCCGCGGCCCAAAAGCCGCTTGCGCCAAGCCTGGGCGATCAACACCGGCACCAGCACGTAAGCGCCCACCGACACCAGCAGCGTGTCCCACGGCACGACGATGTCCGACAGCCCCAGCAGCAGGCCAACGATGGGGGCGAAAGCCACCACCATGATGGCGTCGTTCAGCGCCACCTGGGACAGGGTGAAATAGGCATCGCCCCGGCACAGCTGGCTCCAGACGAACACCATGGCGGTGCAGGGCGCGGCAGCCAACAGGATCAGGCCGGCGACGTAGCTGTCCAGTTGCTCCGCCGGCAAGTAAGGCGCGAACACCTGGCGCACGAACAGCCAGCCGAGCAAAGCCATGGAAAACGGCTTCACCGCCCAGTTGATCAACAGCGTCACGACGATGCCGCGCCAATGGGCCTTGACCTGGTGCAGGGCGCCGAAGTCGATCTTCAACAGCATGGGCACGATCATCACCCAGATCAGCAATCCCACCGGCAGATTGACGTGGGCCAGCTCCATGCCACCCAAAGCCTGGAAGGCGGCCGGGAAGACGCGCCCCAGGCCGATGCCGGCGGCGATGCAGAGGAACACCCACAGGGTGAGGTAGCGCTCGAAAAAACCCATGGCCGGGCGCGCGTCGCTCATTGCCGGCCCTCCATCCGACCGATGGCGTCCAGCTCCGCCTTCAATGCCGCAGCGTCCAGGCTTTCCAGCGGCAGGGCGACGAAGCGCGCGATGCGGGCATGCAGCCGCTCGTAAGCCTGGCGGAAGGCCGCCCGCTTGGCCTCGTCGTCGTCCCCGGCCGGATCGGCGATGCCCCAGTGGGCGCTGGCCGGATGGCCCGGCCACACCGGGCAGGTTTCCCCGGCAGCGTTGCCGCAGGCGGTGAAGATGAAGTCCATGTGCGGCGCGTCGGGCCCGGAAAACTCGTCCCAGCTTTTGCTGCGCAGACCGTCCACCGCATAGCCCTCTTGCTGCAGCAGCTCGACGGCGAACGGATTGACCCGCCCCAGCGGCTTGCTGCCGGCGCTGTAGGCGCGGAAACGCCCCTGGCCCAGGCGGTTCAACAGGCATTCCGCCAGGATGCTGCGGGCGGAATTGCCGGTGCAGAGGAACAGCACGTTGTAGGTTTTGTCGCTCATGGAGAAGTCTCGTCGTTGATGGATTCAGGTGGATTCGGCGCGGCGCAGCAGTCCGCCGGGCCGCAGGGCTGCCCGCCGCAGCAGTTTTCCGTAAGGAAGGCGACCACGGCGTTCATGGCCGCGTAATCGGCCGCGTAATAGATGTAGCGCCCTTCCTGGCGCGCAACGACCAAGCCGGCGTTGACCAGTTCCTTCACGTGGAAGGACAAAGTGGCGTTGGGCACGGCCAGGGACTTGGCGATTTCCCCGGCTGGAACGCCGCCCTCCCCGGCCTGCACCAGCAGGCGGAACAAAGACAGGCGGGTTTCCTGGGCCAGGGCGGCGAGGGCTTTGACGGCGGCTTTTGTTTCCATAGTTCCATAATCGTCGAATCGTCGTCGATTGACAAGCCTTGCCGCTACACGACCTCCCTCCCACTAAGGAGAGAGACCGAGGGCAACGCCGTCAGGCTAGCCCGCTCTGTTCGGTCCCCTCTCCCCTCAGGGGAGAGGGGAGTAACAAGCCCGGGCATTTTCCCACCCTCACCCCAACCCTCTCCCTGCAAGGGAGAGGGAGCCGGAAGCTCCATCGTAACTTCTCATGGCATGGGCGACGAACTATAGGGCACGCCACTACGACAATAGCCGCCCATTCCCCGTAAAATAGCCGGCCGCACGTTTTCCCCGGATGCCCGCGCATGTTGCGACTGACCGAACTCAAACTTCCCCTGGACCACCCGGAAAGCGCCCTGCGCGCGTCCGTCCTCGCCCGGCTGGGCATCCCCGACAGCGACCTGCTCGGCTACAGCATCGCCCGGCGCGGCTACGACGCCCGCCGCAAGAGCGACATCCACCTGGTGTACTCCCTGGACGTGGAAGTGAAGAACGAAGCGGAAGTGCTGCGCCGTCTGGCCCACGACAAACACCTCGGCCCCAAGCCGGACGACAGCTATCGTCCCGTCGCCCACGCCCCGCAAGGCTTGCAGGAGCGCCCGGTGGTGATCGGCACCGGCCCCTGCGGCCTGTTGGCCGGGCTCCTGCTGGCGGAAATGGGCTTTAAGCCCATCATCCTGGAGCGCGGCAAGGCGGTGCGCGAGCGGACCAAGGACACCTTCGGCCTGTGGCGCCAGGGCGTGCTCAATCCGGAATCCAACGTGCAATTCGGCGAAGGCGGCGCCGGCACCTTCTCCGACGGCAAGCTGCACAGCGGCATCAAGGACCCGCGCCAGCTGGGCCGCAAGGTGCTGACCGAATTCGTCAAAGCCGGCGCGCCCGAAGAAATCCTCTACATCAGCAAGCCCCACATCGGCACCTTCCGCCTGGTGGGCATGGTGGAACACATGCGCGCCACCATGGAGTCCCTGGGCGCGGAAATCCGCTTCCAAAGCAAGGTGGAGGATTTCGACATCGAGGACGGCCAGCTGCGCGGCGTCATATTGGCCGGCGGCGAAACCATCGCCACGCGGCACGTGGTGCTGGCGGTGGGCCACAGCGCCCGCGATACCTTCCAGGCCCTGCACCAGCGCGGCGTCTACATGGAAGCCAAGCCCTTCTCCATCGGCTTCCGCATCGAGCACCCGCAATCCCTCATCGACCGCTGCCGCTTCGGCGACCGCGCCGGCCATCCCCTGCTGGGCGCCGCCGACTACAAGCTGGTGCATCACTGCAAAAACGGCCGCAGCGTCTACAGCTTCTGCATGTGCCCCGGCGGCACGGTGGTGGCGGCCGCCTCCGAACCCGGCCGGGTCGTCACCAACGGCATGAGCCAATACTCCCGCAACGAGCGCAACGCCAACAGCGGCATCGTCGTCGGCATCACCCCGGAAGACTACCCCGGCTCTCCCCTGGCCGGCATCGAACTGCAACGCCGCTGGGAAGAGCAAGCCTACAAGCTGGGCGGCGAAAACTACCAAGCGCCGGGACAGCTGGTGGGCGACTTCCTCGCCGGCCGGCCGTCGACCCAATTCGGCTCGGTACAGCCCTCCTACACCCCCGGCGTGCACCCGACTGACCTTGCCACCGCCCTGCCCGACTATGCCATCGCAGCCATCCGCGAAGCCCTGCCCGCCTTCGACAAGCAGATCAAAGGCTACGCCATGCACGACGCCGTCCTTACGGGCGTTGAAACCCGCACCTCCTCGCCGGTGCGCATCAAGCGCGGCGAGGATTTCCAGAGCCTCAACACCCGCGGCCTGTATCCGGCCGGCGAAGGCGCCGGCTATGCCGGCGGCATCCTCTCGGCCGCGGTGGACGGCATCAAGGTGGCGGAAGCGCTGGCGTTGGATATGGCCGGTTAAAAGCAATCGGTGTACGATGGAGAAGGCCGGCTACCTATCCCCCGCCGGCCGCTACCAAAGGACCCCATCGAGACAAGGAGTAGAACATGGCGGATTCCAATTCCCTTCCAAACGAAATCGTACAGGCAATCGCCACTGCCAACGCCGAATCCATCGGCGAGCAGCCGGCGGTACTCGCCAACCTGGCCTTAGCGCAAGAGATATTCAACCGGAATATGCAGCAGCAGATCGCGCTGAGCCAACAACAGGCCTTGAATCTGATTCAACTCGCCGTGGTCGCCAAATGCGTAGCGATCATCGACAAACTCGACGTTTCCGCCGACCCGGCCGGAACCCAACAGCTGGTCGGGGGAATCAAGGAAATATTGAAATGCGTGAGCGGCCTACAGGAACAAGCGAAGCAAACCTCATAGTCCCCATGCAACCCCCCGGGCGGCTATAGACGTCCCCCAGCGGCAAAACCGCTCCAAACCAGGACCATCAACCACAAAGGAGAAGTACCGTGGATGTATCCCAAGAAGTAACCCAAGCCGTCGCTATCGGCAACCTCAAATCCATCGCCGAACAGCCCGCAATGCTATCCAACCTGGCTTACTCCAACACTATCGCCAACATCAATCTGTCGCAGCAGAACGCCGTGGCCAATCAGCAGGCCATGAACGAACTGGGCATTACCATCGTCGCCAAGGCTTCCAACACCATCAGCAACCTCGGCCCGCTGGAAGCCCGCTCCGCCGTCGACGTCCTGAGCAACAACGAACTGGCGCAAACCATCGCCGACCTCAAGGCGACGCTGCAAGGCTTTGCCCAGCAGCCGGCAAGCAGCGGCAAAACCCCGGAATAAAGCCGCGCAACGGCCACAGACAGCGCCCGCCGCCCCTTGGGGGCGTCGATCCACGGTGTGTTTGCACTCGAACAAAGCGATTGCCGACTCACCGCGCCTGTGCCCCTATAAATCGTGCTCCGCCAATTTTCCCGTGGTCATGCGCAGCCGTCTGGAGAGCAATACCGCCATCGAGCGAATGAGTTTCGCGGCGACCCGGGGCGCTTCGACAATCATTTTGTCAATGGACTCTTTCGAAAGCACCAGCAAAGTGCAGTCGGTAATGGCGGTACACGTGGCGGAACGCCGCTCGCCGTCGAGAACGGCCATTTCGCCAAACGTTCTTCCCTTATGCAACAGGGCGAGTTTCAGCGATTCGTCGTCTTGCTCTATATGCTTGGATTTGGATATGCCGACCGTGCCGGCGCAAACGAGGCACATGAAAGTACCGGCATCGCCCTCTTTGAAAATCACCGATCTTTTTTCCAGATTGCGTACGCTAAAATAGCCGGCGGCCAGCTTCAGCTCCGCCGGCGTGAGATCGTTGACGATATTGCTATCCAGCAACATCAGGCTGATAGTATCGATAGCACCGCGAGTTTCAAGCATATAAAAACACCCAGAAAAAACTTATTTATCCGCACATAAAAACCCCAGCGGTCCCTGCCAAAAATCCATTAAACAGCGCAGCGCGCCACACACCGCCGTATTCAAACATAGCCCCACAAAGCCGACCGCGCAGTCAACGGACCGTTTTCATATCGGTCCTCGACCGGCATTATAATTGCCTCGTCGAGGGCACCGCCCTCCTGCTCCGGAAAACCGCGCCATGGATTTTTCCCCTTTGAAAACCCTGATCGAAAGCGAGCGAACCGCCGCACTGGGCACCCTGCACCACGGACAACCCGCCGTATCCCTAGTTCCTTTCGCGTTGCTTCCCACCAGGGACGGCTTGGTCATCCACGTCAGCCGCTTGGCGTCCCACACCCAGGACATGCTGGCTCACCCGGAGGTCGGCCTGATGGTCGCCGCGACTCCCGTGCCCGGAGAACCGGTACACGCCCTGCCCCGCGCCAGCATCCAGGGGACGGCCCAGCCCTGCCCCGCTGAAGCGACGGGCTATGAAGGCGCCAGACGGGTTTATCTGGAACGGTTTCCTTACGCCGAGGACATGTTCCAATTCGCCGACTTCTCGCTGTTCGCCATCGCCGTCCGCTCGGTAAGGTTTATCGGCGGATTCGGCAAGGCCGTTTCCATCACGGCCGACGACTTTACCGCCATCCTGAACCGGAATCAGTGAACAACCCGCAGGAAAACGCCATGCTCGCCGAATTATTCAATGCCGTCATTTATGTTCGTATCACCAAAAATCGCATGCATTTGCGGCATATCCCGCTAAACAAGGAAGTCACGGTGGAAGCGGCGGATCCTTTCACCTCGCCGCGGATGCTGGTGGGCAATTACACCAGGGCGGAAAAATGCCTGAGGCAAGGCATGGCCCAATTGGACGCCGTACGGTGGTGGGCGCCCATGCCGGCCATGATCGTGCATCCCTTGGAATTGCTGGAGGGCGGCCTGTCGGAAATCGAAGACCGCGCGCTGTTCGAACTGGCCATGAGCGTCGGCGCCAAGAAGGTGCGGCTGTGGGTGGGGAACGAGCTGTCGGATTTGGACGTGCTGGATAAGATCAAGGGCAAGTAACAGGGTAGGAATTCGAGGCATTTTGCGCACAGCCGACATGCGTCTCGCCGCACCGCTATAATGGCAAAACGCCACAACGTTTTGGAGACGCACCATGAGCAGCGAGGCCATACGCTCCACCCTCTATATCGAACCTGCCCTGCACCAGGCGCTACGCCTCAAAGCCGCCAGCGCCCACCGCAGCATGTCCGAGATCGTCAACGATGCCATCCGCGCCGCTTTGCGCGAAGACGAGGAAGACTTGGCCGCCTTTGCCGAACGGGCCGAGGAACCCACCGTCAGCTACGAAGTCTTCCTGGCCAAGCTCAAGGCCGATGGCACGCTATGAGTTGAGGATCAGGCCCTCTGTGGCGAAGGACTTGCGCGACATCCCGCCGGCGGATGTACGGCGCATCCTGGCGCGCATCGAAGCCCTGCAAAACGATCCTCGCCCCGCTGGCGCGGAAAAACTTTCCGCACAAGAGCGCTACCGTTTGCGGCAGGGAAACTACCGCATCCTGTACACCGTGGCGGACGCGGAAGTCGTGGTCGAAGTCGTCAAGGTAGGCCACCGCCGTGACGTGTACCGCTAACCCGTGCCGACACCAGCCATGACTCCCGACGTCATCATCATCGGCGCCGGCGCCTCCGGCCTGATGTGCGCCATGGAGGCCGGCAAACGCGGCCGCAAAGTGCTGGTGTTGGACCACGCCAACAAGGCCGGCAAAAAGATCCTCATGTCCGGCGGCGGCCGCTGCAATTTCACCAATCTGAGCGTGGGGGCGGAAAACTACCTGTCCCACAACCCGCACTTCTGCAAATCGGCTCTCAGCCGCTTTACCCAGTGGGACTTCATCGCCCTGGTGCAGAAACACCGCATCCCCTATCACGAGCGGGCGCACGGCCAGCTATTCTGCGACGACAGCGCCAAGGACATCCTCAATATGCTGCTGGCCGAGTGCGATGCGGCCGGCGTGACGATCCGCCTCAACACCCGCCTCGATGCCGTTGCCCGGCGGCCGGAAGGCGGCTTTCAGCTCAAAACCAGCATCGGCAACCTTGATTGCCAGTCGCTGGTGATCGCCAGCGGCGGCCTGTCCATTCCCACCATGGGCGCCAGCCCTTTCGGCTACCGCATCGCCGAGCAGTTCGGTATCCAGGTGTGGCCGACGCGGGCGGGGCTAGTGCCGTTCACCCTGCATCCCCCCGACAAGGAGAAACTGGCGCCCTTGTCCGGCATCGCCGTGGACAGCGTGGTGGAGAATCCGCGCCAGGCCTTCCGCGAGAACCTGCTGTTCACCCATAGGGGCCTGAGCGGGCCGGCTATCCTGCAGATATCGTCCTACTGGCAGCCGGGCGAGGCGGTGGAGATCGATTTGCTGCCGGGAACCGACCTGGCGGGCGAGCTGCAACGGGCGCGAGAGGAAAGGCCGAACGCGGCCCTGAAAACGGTGTTGAGCGGGCATCTGCCGAAACGACTGATCGCCGCCCTGCTGGACGACGCGCTGGCGGAAAAACCGCTGCAGCACCTGTCGCGCCAGGATTTGCTGGATGTGGCGGCGGCTTTGCAGCAGTGGCGGGTGAAGCCCAACGGCACGGAAGGCTACCGCACGGCGGAAGTCACCTTGGGCGGTGTGGACTGTGCCGCGGTGTCCTCGAAAACCATGGAAAGCCGCGACGTGCCGGGGCTGTATTTCGTCGGCGAGGTATTGGACATCACCGGCTGGCTGGGCGGCTACAACTTCCAGTGGGCCTGGTCGTCCGGCTGGTGCGCGGGGCAGTATGCCTGACTTGTAGGGCGAAACCGCTGCCGTGTTCCGCCTTACTCGGTCGTCACCGACGTCTGGTTCTTCAACGCCGCCTGCAGGGAATGCCAAGCTAGGGTGGCGCACTTGACGCGGGCCGGATAGGCCCGCACGCCGGCCAGCACCGCCAGCTTGCCCAGTTCCTCGATGTTGAAGGCGTCGTCCTGGCCGGTGGTGATGCGGTGGAACACCTCGAACAACTGTTCGGCTTCCGCTTCCGTCTTGCCCTTGACGATCTCGGTCATCAAGGACGCCGAGGCGGTGGAAATGGCGCAGCCTTGGCCCTGGAAGCTCACGTCGGTGACGACGCCGTCCTCGACTTTCGCATACAGGGTGATGCGGTCGCCGCACAAGGGATTGAAGCCGTCCACCGTGCGGTTGGCGTCTTCCATCACGCGGAAGTTGCGGGGGTTGCGATTGTGGTCGAAGACCACTTCTTGGTACAAGTCGCGCAGTTCGTCGAGCATCAGCCGAATACCTTAATCACTTCGCGGATGCCGTCCATCAGGGCGTCCACTTCTTCGAATGTATTGTACAGGGCGAAGGAGGCCCGCGTGGTGGCCGGCACGCGGAAAAAGTCCATCACCGGCATGGCGCAGTGGTGGCCGGCGCGGCAAGCGATGCCGCAGTGGTCGAGGATGGTG
This window harbors:
- the arsB gene encoding ACR3 family arsenite efflux transporter, with the translated sequence MSDARPAMGFFERYLTLWVFLCIAAGIGLGRVFPAAFQALGGMELAHVNLPVGLLIWVMIVPMLLKIDFGALHQVKAHWRGIVVTLLINWAVKPFSMALLGWLFVRQVFAPYLPAEQLDSYVAGLILLAAAPCTAMVFVWSQLCRGDAYFTLSQVALNDAIMVVAFAPIVGLLLGLSDIVVPWDTLLVSVGAYVLVPVLIAQAWRKRLLGRGEAAFQSAMAKIQPWSILALLTTLVLLFAFQGDAILTDPWVIAMLAVPIAIQVFFNSGLAYLLNRLWGVEHSIAGPSCLIGASNFFELAVAAAISLFGFQSGAALATVVGVLVEVPLMLAVVWVVNASAAWYRR
- a CDS encoding RebB family R body protein; this encodes MDVSQEVTQAVAIGNLKSIAEQPAMLSNLAYSNTIANINLSQQNAVANQQAMNELGITIVAKASNTISNLGPLEARSAVDVLSNNELAQTIADLKATLQGFAQQPASSGKTPE
- a CDS encoding Crp/Fnr family transcriptional regulator — translated: MLETRGAIDTISLMLLDSNIVNDLTPAELKLAAGYFSVRNLEKRSVIFKEGDAGTFMCLVCAGTVGISKSKHIEQDDESLKLALLHKGRTFGEMAVLDGERRSATCTAITDCTLLVLSKESIDKMIVEAPRVAAKLIRSMAVLLSRRLRMTTGKLAEHDL
- a CDS encoding cupin domain-containing protein, yielding MSLITIEHNPSDERLKELGVANWEIWEKEVSKFPIDFDETETAYILEGEILVTPKGGEPVRIVPGDLVQFHAGLDSDWEVVKPLRKHYSYD
- the cysN gene encoding sulfate adenylyltransferase subunit CysN, whose amino-acid sequence is MSHQSDLIATDIHAYLAQHERKELLRFLTCGSVDDGKSTLIGRLLYDSKMIYEDQLAAVQKDSVKSGTTGGELDLALLVDGLQAEREQGITIDVAYRYFSTAKRKFIIADTPGHEQYTRNMATGASTCDLAIILIDARHGVQTQTRRHSFIVSLLGIKHVLVAINKMDLVGFDENVFNRIRDEYLTIAAKLDVHDIHFIPMSALNGDNVVQLSAATPWYKDRPLLDILENIEIASDRNFDDFRFPVQYVNRPNLDFRGFSGTIASGVVRKGDPIMVLPSRKTSRVKSIVTYEGELERAFPPQAVTLTLEDEVDVSRGDMLVRPDNAPETGNRFLANLVWMTEAPMAPGKQYIVKQATKSVPGSVASILHRIDVNTLEESGADQLQLNEIALVEVALTAPIAFDPYSRSKGTGAFIVIDRLSNVTVGAGMIVAKAEGEGSLAPVSVEERAARFGQKAVTVWLSGAQAGELAYAVERKLFDLGHAATVLDQPELAPHAGLIAAQLNRAGLICLATLPAQAAAADIAVAADGQSADDVLGLLFDKGVLG
- a CDS encoding type II toxin-antitoxin system RelE family toxin — its product is MARYELRIRPSVAKDLRDIPPADVRRILARIEALQNDPRPAGAEKLSAQERYRLRQGNYRILYTVADAEVVVEVVKVGHRRDVYR
- a CDS encoding arsenate reductase ArsC produces the protein MSDKTYNVLFLCTGNSARSILAECLLNRLGQGRFRAYSAGSKPLGRVNPFAVELLQQEGYAVDGLRSKSWDEFSGPDAPHMDFIFTACGNAAGETCPVWPGHPASAHWGIADPAGDDDEAKRAAFRQAYERLHARIARFVALPLESLDAAALKAELDAIGRMEGRQ
- a CDS encoding HugZ family protein, coding for MDFSPLKTLIESERTAALGTLHHGQPAVSLVPFALLPTRDGLVIHVSRLASHTQDMLAHPEVGLMVAATPVPGEPVHALPRASIQGTAQPCPAEATGYEGARRVYLERFPYAEDMFQFADFSLFAIAVRSVRFIGGFGKAVSITADDFTAILNRNQ
- a CDS encoding type II toxin-antitoxin system HicB family antitoxin, encoding MQFTAVLIPAQEGGFVALNPETGTSTQGESIEEALANLQEATELYLEEFPVASYGKPLLTTFEIPVRAA
- a CDS encoding NAD(P)/FAD-dependent oxidoreductase, with the translated sequence MTPDVIIIGAGASGLMCAMEAGKRGRKVLVLDHANKAGKKILMSGGGRCNFTNLSVGAENYLSHNPHFCKSALSRFTQWDFIALVQKHRIPYHERAHGQLFCDDSAKDILNMLLAECDAAGVTIRLNTRLDAVARRPEGGFQLKTSIGNLDCQSLVIASGGLSIPTMGASPFGYRIAEQFGIQVWPTRAGLVPFTLHPPDKEKLAPLSGIAVDSVVENPRQAFRENLLFTHRGLSGPAILQISSYWQPGEAVEIDLLPGTDLAGELQRAREERPNAALKTVLSGHLPKRLIAALLDDALAEKPLQHLSRQDLLDVAAALQQWRVKPNGTEGYRTAEVTLGGVDCAAVSSKTMESRDVPGLYFVGEVLDITGWLGGYNFQWAWSSGWCAGQYA
- a CDS encoding Uma2 family endonuclease is translated as MNTVVQQRRRNFTYGDYRHWPEDERWELIDGEAFNMSPAPSRQHQDVVVEMLRQTANFLQGKPCRPYVAPFDVRLPKAGEADDAVNTVVQPDLAVVCDAAKLDQAGCRGAPDWVVEVISPHTAAKDHVRKRELYERHGVKEYWLVHPLDRVVTRYVLANGRYAQPLIEEAVGRTAVACLPGLEIDWEFLNPPDDTRPGPAG
- a CDS encoding NAD(P)/FAD-dependent oxidoreductase, with the translated sequence MLRLTELKLPLDHPESALRASVLARLGIPDSDLLGYSIARRGYDARRKSDIHLVYSLDVEVKNEAEVLRRLAHDKHLGPKPDDSYRPVAHAPQGLQERPVVIGTGPCGLLAGLLLAEMGFKPIILERGKAVRERTKDTFGLWRQGVLNPESNVQFGEGGAGTFSDGKLHSGIKDPRQLGRKVLTEFVKAGAPEEILYISKPHIGTFRLVGMVEHMRATMESLGAEIRFQSKVEDFDIEDGQLRGVILAGGETIATRHVVLAVGHSARDTFQALHQRGVYMEAKPFSIGFRIEHPQSLIDRCRFGDRAGHPLLGAADYKLVHHCKNGRSVYSFCMCPGGTVVAAASEPGRVVTNGMSQYSRNERNANSGIVVGITPEDYPGSPLAGIELQRRWEEQAYKLGGENYQAPGQLVGDFLAGRPSTQFGSVQPSYTPGVHPTDLATALPDYAIAAIREALPAFDKQIKGYAMHDAVLTGVETRTSSPVRIKRGEDFQSLNTRGLYPAGEGAGYAGGILSAAVDGIKVAEALALDMAG
- a CDS encoding ArsR/SmtB family transcription factor, which produces METKAAVKALAALAQETRLSLFRLLVQAGEGGVPAGEIAKSLAVPNATLSFHVKELVNAGLVVARQEGRYIYYAADYAAMNAVVAFLTENCCGGQPCGPADCCAAPNPPESINDETSP